CCTTCCACCAGGTAATCTGATACTAAGTGTCTGGACCTTAACAGGGTAAGGAGAAAGGTAGTGAGAGCTATCCTGAAAGACAACAAGCTGCGAATCGGCTTGGGTGATCTCTTCTGGGAATGGCTGGAGAAAGTGTGTAAATACGGTCAAGACATCTAAGTGAAGAATCTTCCCCTTTTGCAAAGGTTTGTGTAGCGATGCTGAAAAGAAGGTTAGTTCTGGGGGAACACCAGAAGGCTCAACAACTTCAATCGGAAGAACACTACTGAGACCCTTCACTTTTCCCTCAGTACCGAATGCTCTGATCGCTGCCAGGTTTTTTGCTTGGATGTTGGGGAAAGCCAGCAAGACTTTAGAGACAGGCTCCGAGCCGGCATTTTCAACCTGAAATCAATAGGGGTATATAAGTAACAGCAGCATTCCGACATAACAAACACACAAGCATTCCAACATAACAAATGCGCACGTACAAAGCCCTCCAATATAGGATACCACTTGCAAGAAACATGCGCACTTAGCAATAGAATGGTTTTAGTGAATGCTACTTCCAGATTTTAGAACTAGAGTACCCGTTTTGTAAACACAGTGACACCTATAGATGAAACAAAATTCAGCGAGCGTTTACTATATACTGGTAAAAAAAACTTGCAAGATGCACAAGCCACAGGGATGAAGATGTCTCGATTATGTTGGTTAGATTTGGGGAACTGGTGACCAGTGAGACAGTGACTGCATTCTCATGAAATGCCAATTGCATGAAAACGTCGCAGCATGTTAATCAGTCCAACGTGACAAGTTACATAAGTTACGCATTCGAAATCATCACGGCTAGGGTACCTTAACAGGTCGCAACAGTGAGCTGCGTGATTAAATTTAGATTCCCACTGCAGGAGAAGAGCGCAACAGCATACCTTGAGCGAAGTGAGGACACGGACGATGTGCGAAGTCAAATCAACCTGCAAAACGCGAGAGAAGATCGCACAAGACCATCAGATCCGAGACCTCCTGAGATCTGAGGAGCGGGCGGGGGGAGTGGGGAGTGGGGAGTGGGGAGGCCACTGACCTTCCGATCCGCCCTGGAGACGACGAGATCGGCGCGCGCGGCGGAGGCGAAGGCCgcgacgaggacgaggaggagcgcGGCGAGGCGGAGCGGCGTCGCCATGCTCGGCGGCCAGATCGCGTCGCGGGCGTTGGTTTCGCGGCGAGATGGGGTTGGACCTGAGCAAGAAAGGCTTTAAACCCTCGTCGGGCTCGGTCGGACCCGTGTGCCCGTGGGAGAAGAGAAGAGTGTGACGTGTGGCCGAGACTTTGGGTGGTGCGACCGGACCACTTTGCTGCGACTTCCGACTGGCTACCCGGTCCGGCTCCACCGGTTCGCcatctctccccctctctcgcaTCGCTACCTCCGCCGGCGTCGCTCCCATCTCCGACCCCCCGGTGCGGCGGCGCTGCCCAGCCTCTGTCGCGCGCCGCTGTAGGCCTCGCCGCGGGAGATAGAGTCAGCGCACGGCCTCATCGCTTCTCCTTGGCTACCACGACCTAGCTCGCCGTCGGTCAGCACCAACAACCCCACCTCGTAGACGGACTAGAATCTCCACGCGCGGCCCCGCCATGGGCGCGGAGGTCACCCAGGTCAGCGCCTTCACCGCCGTGCTCGCCCACGCGCTCTGCCTCGCGGGCCTCGCGGCCGCCCACTCCCTCgccggccgcggcgcgctcctcTCCGACCCCGCCCACGCCCTCCGCCTCCTCGTGGTAAGCTCCCTTCCCCACTTCTCACCCCAACAACGCTTCCCACGTGTCTTCTCACCCGGATGGATGCTTTTTCTGTAGGTCTGTGAGGCGCCGCTTGTCATCGTGGTGTTCAGTCTGCTCCGGCGAGATCCCAAACGCTGCTCGGTTTGTTGCATCAACTGTTTCTTCCCGTTTCCGTACCAACTTCATATATTTTGTTCAGTGATAAGGTGATTGTGTTTCTTCGATTGCAGTTCCTTAAGGCCGCTGCACGGGGATTGCTTGGCTTGCCCATAGGTTTGTTCTCCTTGCTGCCTTTGCACATTGATCCGTTGCGTTTGCGCAAGGAGCGGCTTCTATCCAGTGTGAAGAATACGGGTGCTAGTACGATATCACGCGTTGAAAAACCTCAATGCTGGATTTGAGCCATTAGCTAGTTCTCATGACTTAGTAATGTATGTCGATTTGCTCTTTGGGATAGCAAGAGGCCAAGCAGAGTTATTTTAGGACCTGCCCGTCTTTCTGCTTTTCATTTATTTATCCTTATGATACATGCTTCTCTCTGCCAGGGGCATTCCTAAATGCATTTGGTGCAATTGTTCTTGGCGCGCCTGTTGGAATCAAGTAAGGTCCCACTGACAAGGTCGCATATGATTGTTAATCAGGAATTCAGGAGTCATGACTCAAATAACCATTTACCATGTTTGTTGAACATTAGTTCTTTGTAATACCTGTCCGACGGGATTGCACAAGGATATGTCAATTGAAACATAAAAGACACATACCAACAATGTCTTGTCCTTCATCAAAAACTAATGCCTTATCTGACGAGATCTTCACATTTTTAGGTACTGGATAGCGACAACCTATTGGTCATGTCTTATGTCCCTGTTCACTGTAAGTGGCATTTCCTGTGCTTTACTTTTCTTGACTGAGAACTGGCATTTCCTGTGCTTTACTTTTCTTGACTGAGAACTGGCATTTCCTGTGCTTTACTTTCTTGACTGAGAACTTCAGCAAATTAAGATTGACAACTGAAATGCTATCAGATTTGGTAGTCTTGTGCTGATACTTCTCAGTTCTCACCAATTATGATATACCACAATGTACTTGCATAACTGAGGCCTGACCAGCTAAATGCTCATTGCAGTTTGTTCCAGCAGCATGTGTCTTTGGAGCATCCAAAGTGGATTGGCAGAATGTGCTTTCTCATTCTATGTATATTCCTGAATCCTAACTAAGTGCCTATTGCGAGGAGTTTATTCCATAgagttattattattattctccTGTACTTACTGATGATTTGTGTTTTTGTATGTCAGTTATGGCACATCATCCAATGTTGCGGACTACATGATCTCTGCGCCTTCTCATGGAGCTGTAATAGGAGCATGGCTTGGTGCTTGGCCTATGCCCCTTGACTGGGAGAGGCCTTGGCAGGTAAAGATACTGACTGCAACTTTTTGAATACATATGGGACGACCGAACGAGTATCATGAAAGACGGGATCATGTAGAGATGTTTATGCATATCCAGTAGGTAACATGATAACTTAAAGACTAGCTCGTGGACTAACTATTGAGAGCGGTGATACAAATGCATTAGTTTGTCTGATGCTCTCTCGTGTGTTGAATGCTGCTGTTGGAACTAGTCTATATTACCACCCCCATTTTTCCATGCATtctattttcaatgaagtatttAGTGGCACATGGATGAGACTTCCTTTTCTATGCCTTACAATTTACCGTCTGGTCTTATTGTCCCCACCTTGCTTTTGCAATTCGTGATTCtgtttttttttgtgtgtgtctTTCTTAGGAATGGCCAATATGTGTCACTTATGGTGCAATTGCTGGGCATGTGATTGGCATGCTAGTATCACTGATCCTCATAGTTGCTCACAAGAGAAGAGTTCGTGTCAAAGCTGACTAGCCTATGGATGATGAATACCTTTTTTCCTTTAATGATTTACGCAGGTTATACTATAGATTGTTTCTTCCCAAAAAGCAATGTACTTTTGGTTAGATTTCCAGTTGAGTCAAAGTACTGGTGCCTTCCAGTAGCTTGACATGTGTATTACATTAGTGGCACTCATTTACCTTTTGGGGGCTAAAGATTATTTTCTTCAGAGCTATTTCTTATGTTATGAGACTGATTGCCATTTGGTATTTTTACATAGATGAGAGGGTTTTTGTTTGTGCTTAGCAGGTTAAATTTTTGACTCGGTAAAAATTTGTATTTCTTATTGTACGAATCATGACATCCTATGTTGGCTATACATTGGACTAACATCAATACATAAACTTGTCTCATCCCTGGCTGAAGGAAAAATCTGCGCTGGGGATGTCGGCATCGAGTGCCGACGAAGAGACCGACCTCCGCCTGTCAGCAGGATTTAGTCTGTGCACGGGATGCGCCACCACAACCGGGTACATGTCCCTAGCCTCCTCCATGGTCCTTGGCGAGGTCGGCGCGCTCTGGGGATCGTCGGACCGTCCCATGCCCTTGTGAAGCAGGTGCACTGGCGATGAGCCCCGGCTAGGCATCGGGGACGTGCCTCGGCTGGGCGTTGCGTCGCCGATCATCTGCGCCATCAGCATGTCCGTGTCTCGgaccttcttcttctccttggcgGTGTTCCGCCAGTTGGTCAGCGCCTTGGCCGTCTGCTCGTCGAAGATGGACCTCTTCATGTTCGATCCCATCTGCAACCCATCACACCGATTACATGATTAAGGGTGCTGTTTCTCCTCTCCCAGAGCAATTGTTCAGACATCTTCATCAACGGCTTTATTACCTGTGTGACGAGCGCGTAGAGGGGGAAGGTGATATAGCTGCAGAGGAACTGAAGAGCCAGCCCCAGCACGACCTTCATGATGCTCAGCCCGATGTGCATATGGAAACATTTCTTCAAGCCGGGCGTGGCCTGCGACACAAGTAAATCTCCGTCAGCGCAGTTCATCAGCAGCAGCACGTGGTGCCTTGCATCCGTAACTGAACTGCCAATTACTGGTACATACCACTGTCCAGACGAAATGTGCCATCTGAAACGCATTCTGGAACAGCGTCAGGTGTATGAAGAAGAGGACCCAGTCGGGGCGGTGgaaccagaagaacttgttgcTGGGCTCAACCACGGGCGCCCCCTTGATGACGCTCGCCCGGTCCTGAATCTCCAGGGCCATCTCCATGATGATCATCTCCAGCTTGGTTCCAACACACAAGAGGATCTGAGAAAGACAAGACAGACAATGACATTTTCAATTAAGGTGTGGTTTCGCATTGCAATCAAATGGGGCTGGCTGTTGCTTTCGGCGGAGAAATTCGCACTTACGACGAGAGGGATGAAAGAAATCCAGGTGAGCGTGCCGATCCCTGCCAGCAGAAAGAAGGGGAAAGGAAGGTTAGAAAATGAACGGTGGTTACGAGACAAATTACAAGTGTTTTAGCAAGGTCCATACCATCAATATCAAGGAAGAGGGTGAGGATCGCCACACACCACAGCGGGAGGCTGCGAAAAGAGGCCAAATGTGTCAAGATCACGCAAGGAAGACCAGCAGGGGCAAAGACCATGACGCAGCAAACTGATAGTATTGTATCATGTGGAACCTAAGCAATATCATATGGAGCCTGACGGCAATTTTATAATCCTATCCATGGAATGTAACCTACCTGATGCCAACGACGACTTTGAAGTCGTCCTCCATGGACCTCTTGATGTACTTGTGGAAGTCGAACTTGCTGTTATGCGACAAATGCGCCTGCACAGAATCGTGGAAAGAGAAGACATGAGATCGCTGGTGTCGGAACGGTACATATTTCAGAAGCGTCGCAGCAATGGCGGAGCTAGAGGGAGAGGATTTGTTTTGGTACGTACGTTGATGAAGCCTGCCCTCAGGGTGAGGTAGTCCACCTTGGTGACCGACCTGAAGAACTGCCTGAAGAAGGCCACCACCCATCTGATGCCGGGGGTGCTGGAGAGGCCCAGGTGACGCTTCACGAACGACGTCTGGTGCGTGAAGCGGAACCGCGCAGGATCTGGAGGCACGGGAAAGAGagagaaaacatatcatcagttcACTGACTCTGATCATGCCTGCGTGCGTGCGTTTGTAAATGCATCAGTCAGGTTTCATTTCGGAAATTGTCTGACCATTTGCGAACTGGTATTCCAAGGAGGCGGTCTCTGTCTCCCATTTCTTCCATGTCCTCATCTGCAGCAGGAAAGAAGGAACAATATTATGCCTGAGGGAGCAGATTAGGGATTGGTAGCAAGCAGTTTTATTGCTTTACCGAAGCATGAACAGGTAGGCCTGACAGACTCACTTTGAGACGGCTTAGAGCCATGATGATGACGCTGTAGGTGACATGGAAGACGGCGAGCACGAAGATGAATATGTGGAGCTGGTGCAAGCTGCCCGTGGACATTAGCGACACCTTGCCCTGTCAGAAAAACACACACCAATTAGGCCAAGCCAATCAGGAAGGAAACAAGAAGAAACTCCGGCCGGCCGCCGGAATCTGTTTGTGTTTTTCCCGGCCGGCTCCGGGAGTAGCTTGTAGCAGGCTCACCTTTTTGGCGCAGTAGTAGTCTTTGTACTTGCTCTTGACGGAACCAGGGGGcaggctgcagggccgcatgatgCTGGCGGCCTTCTCGGAGATGCATATCCCGGAGATTGGGTCCTGCGTCACGGCGAGCAGCAGCGAGATGAACCCCACCAGCATCAGCTCCGCTTTGATCTTCTCCAGCGCCTCCGCCAGCGCGTTCTTGTGCCGCTTGTGGAACCACTGCAGGTGCACCAAGGGAGCAGAGGAAGCCATGAGCTGAGCTGCTGATTCTGGTTGAGGCTTTTTTTTTTCTTGTTGCAGGAGTGAGGGAACTTACATGGCCGAGCTTGTGGAGCGCGTGCTCCAGGAGGACGGACACGATGATCATGACGGCGAAGACGAGCGCCACCGCCCAGGACGGCGTCTCCGGCAGCGTCCGCGCCGGGGGGTACTCGTAGTCCTCCGCCATGGCTCCCCGCCGCCCGTCCTGAGCGCAACCTCTTTCCTTGGCCGgagcgaacggcggccacctcagCCGGACAGGCGCGCGCCCGAGCCCAACCACCGATCGTCTGAGCCAACGAGGTACCTACCTGGCCAGGTATCTATTCTACGTGGCCGGCCGGCCGGAGCAAGCAAGGAGAAGGAAAGCGTACGTACGCAGGTACGTTGTGTGTCTAGCTTGTTGCTGCTGTGGCGAAGTGTGTGCGTGGCAACCGGGTGGGAGGGAGCTGCCGCGCGGGGCCTTTTATCGGCCGGGCGCCCGGCGGCCGGGTCAAACCGCGTGCGTGCGCGCCTGCGCGCCGGCCGGGTGGCTCGGCAGCGGCGCTGCGGAGCGGGAGACCTGCCTAGAGCTGATACGAATGTCGAGTGGCGGGTTTCGGCTGAAACGACCTATGTTTCCTAGCGCGAGGTTGGACGGGGTGGTTGATCCAGCGATGGCGCTCTGGGTGCTCGGCCGGCACCGGGCCGGGGCAAGGGGGAACACCCGGTCGGTCCCGTAGTATTTTTTGACGGGGACGGTCACTTTACTAGTAGTATTTTTTTTTGCCTAAAAAAACTAGTAgtatttttttctatttttttctttaggGAATCCGTAGTATTATTCTTGACTAgttttttttcttgttgccaTCGTTTGACTAGTATATCTATATCTGGCCATAGTTTTGTCCCGCGTAGGTAGGTTACTTGGAGATACTCCTAGCTAGGCAGGACAAAAACCGACGCGTCTGGCTAGCTTGCTGGTTATCGGGATCATCAACGCGGGCGGAGAAAAAAAAACTGACGTTAAATTAGGACGGAGAGTTCGTTGGGAccggcaagaaaacggcaaaCGAGCTGCCCCGTTTCTTGGGGGATCGAATTGTGTGACGTCGGATCACTTTTGTTGGGTTGATTGATTTGATGCCGCTCGATCGGAGACCCCTTCGCGCCAAAGTTATTGCGTGGAGAAAATGACGCGAAACATGTATTGGCGGCGacgtgtgtgcgcgcgcgcgcgcgagAAAGGTAAGGTAAAACGAACACGGTTTTACGGAGCACGGTTACACGTAGCCACACGTTGGTAGAGGCGAGACTCGCCGTCCACGCGCGCGACTGACTGTTCCCGCTGGCGAGCCGCGCGTCGGGTGGTGGTGGATCAGGTCGCCGGCGCCCGGCAGGCAGGGGCGTGGCACCTTCGAGCGGGTCAGACTCGTACCCGGACGGTCGAAACATTCACCGGCCGGGACGTGCGTGTACGATGGCTAGCCTGGTGCTCCCATCGAGTTAGTTTTTCATACGGAGGGGCCATTGTTAATCGCCCCCGGTTGACGTGATAGTGATTGCTAATTTGACAAGCATACAGTATCGCTGCATGTATTCCTGTTTTGGACTTGATTAATGAGGACGGGGAGTCTGTTGGGACAGACCAGACGATCGAAAAGGGCAAAACTCTGTTTCTCTTGTCTCTTCCCCGGCCGGGAAAAACGAGGGATCGGGCGATCGAACTGTGTGACGTCGGGCTTCCTCCATGCTTCATTTCGAAGCATCCATCCATGGTTATTAATTGTAAGGTAGTTACAGTATACTCCTACATTATAAAACCTGCACGGCATCGACGTGCAGCCTGCTGCATGCGCACGTATAGCCAAAGCGTGCACGGTTCCGTTACTGCAGGTAAACGGGCCCGGCACGTATACGTGGTGCACTTCTACTCGCCTGTACGGAGTAGTCTCGTACTGTACCACGCAAGTTGCGACGACCTGCACACGCACGTCCGCATGCGACCGACAACGTGGACGTCGACGTGGCATCCGAAGTTTGACTGCCCATGGTCGGTCGTGCGTGCGTGGAGAAGTCTGACCGGGCAGCTCCGGCGAAGCGGGCGTTCCAGCCAGATCCAGTGGAGTACGGCTACGGGCCTGAGCGAGTCAAGTCAAACGAAGCGTTGACTGCATTTGTGTGGCTGCTACTTTTACCAGGACTTGTATATGCACAGCAGGCAGGTATACTATTAATTATTAGCAGCGGTCCGTCCATGTGATGAGTGATCTGCTACTAGTAGTGCTTAAACAGACGGGATCAAGTCGCCCGTCGCCGAACTAACGATCGGATCCGGACCGGTTCCTCTGATCGGGGAAAGTTAATGGTCGGTTTGAATTTCAACGAGGCACATCAAGAGATGCCAGTACTACTACTAGCTCAGTTCTTTTAGCAAGCGATGATTTGGCCTGTCTATGTGGCTACTAGGTGCATCCGagataaagcggggcgaaagacTATTTCGAGATGTACTATCCGACATGCATGCATTGCATGGAGATCTTATGCTAATGGCCCGATCCACTAATATATACGTACGTATATGGTGGCGCTCGTAGCGCGCGGCCTCGTCGCTCGTTCGTGTAGTTGACGGACGCTACTGGTTCATGGATGGAGGCTCGGGGGATATTGCTTTGACATAGCCCATTTTTTATGCGCGCCACCCTCAACCGGATCTTATCTCATGCGCACAACCGCACAAATATAGTATTAGTACGTACCACAAATGGGTCTTTCCCGGCTTATGATGGTCCGGCGGGGGCTGCTTACCAAGAGATCAAGCTCATGAAAAGGGTGACCGGTCTTGTCTCGGCGAGACTTTGCATTTGCAGCGCTGCCCTCGTGAGACGAATATgcatggtactccctccgttcggaattattTGTCTTGGAAATGAATGTATATGGAACTAAAATACGTCTGGATACAttcatttctgcgacaagtaattccgaacagagggagtattataTAGCAGCAAATGAACAAGCATCTCCTGAGATAAAACGAGACAAGAACAGATCATGAGGAACAGCCAAGTTAATGAGTCCGGGCCCTCGCCCAGTTCTAAAACATTTCCCTCCTGGGATTTGCTGGAGCTGGGAGCAGTCAGTcgtttttctctttttttcattGTAGTTTCAAACATCATGGCTTTCCTtgatgaaaatcggaaggggtgACAGCCCTCCTTTTATCAAAAAAAAAAGAGTCCGGGCCACATGCTTCTGTTATGAACAGTGGATTGAAATCAAAGAAGAAATGTCATGGCATTCTGGAATTTATGCTAGTAAATCAATTTTTTTATTGGCAAGTAGCCCGAACCCTAAACAGACATGCTGAATCTAGTGGCTCCTCAGAATTTATGATGATGTGGAGGTTTGCTCTAACCTGCTCTGTGCCCAGTCATGTACGTACTGTTCCACAACTTGTGTGTGTTGTGGGCACCCAAAACATGCCTGTCATATTGTTTATGGCTCGCTATACATGATCAGAGCCCTCGCGAAACGAAAGAGCTACGGGGGAATCACTGTCGTGTCATTGTCCTACTCTCTGATCTGCGTTGAATTTGGTATTACTAGCTCTGAGAATTTAAGATGAGATGTGAGGGTTTCCGAGATTTTTTTATTTCTTGTGCTTATCTTCACTAGAACTGTAGAAGCGGGTCTAGCAGGTCGCATGTGTACAAGGTTTTTTTGGGCACCACGAATGTGTGCCGTTGTTCATGAGTACTACCTGCGGCCGCCAGGGGCTTTTATCTCCTGGTATTGAATTTGATCCATGACGTGCTGGGTTTGTGTGACTGTGAGAGTTACGGGGATGTGTTTGGTTGCTCGCACTGTTTTTAGTCACTTTGCATACTTGTCCCGCTAGGGCCTGGTTAGATAAAAAAAAACATCATCTACATGTTGATTGTTTGCCTGCATATTCTCTCTCTGCGTCGTAGCAACGCATGTACGCACTGTATTTGGTTGATCGCATAGGAAGAGTGTCGATCCCATAGGAAGCACATGAATCAATCTTTCGTCTTTTGCATGTTGCAAATAGTATGCCTGCAAGTTGTGAGCGATCCAAAGCAGAAGT
This genomic window from Aegilops tauschii subsp. strangulata cultivar AL8/78 chromosome 4, Aet v6.0, whole genome shotgun sequence contains:
- the LOC109783813 gene encoding protein MLO — translated: MAEDYEYPPARTLPETPSWAVALVFAVMIIVSVLLEHALHKLGHWFHKRHKNALAEALEKIKAELMLVGFISLLLAVTQDPISGICISEKAASIMRPCSLPPGSVKSKYKDYYCAKKGKVSLMSTGSLHQLHIFIFVLAVFHVTYSVIIMALSRLKMRTWKKWETETASLEYQFANDPARFRFTHQTSFVKRHLGLSSTPGIRWVVAFFRQFFRSVTKVDYLTLRAGFINAHLSHNSKFDFHKYIKRSMEDDFKVVVGISLPLWCVAILTLFLDIDGIGTLTWISFIPLVILLCVGTKLEMIIMEMALEIQDRASVIKGAPVVEPSNKFFWFHRPDWVLFFIHLTLFQNAFQMAHFVWTVATPGLKKCFHMHIGLSIMKVVLGLALQFLCSYITFPLYALVTQMGSNMKRSIFDEQTAKALTNWRNTAKEKKKVRDTDMLMAQMIGDATPSRGTSPMPSRGSSPVHLLHKGMGRSDDPQSAPTSPRTMEEARDMYPVVVAHPVHRLNPADRRRSVSSSALDADIPSADFSFSQG
- the LOC109783814 gene encoding uncharacterized protein, which translates into the protein MGAEVTQVSAFTAVLAHALCLAGLAAAHSLAGRGALLSDPAHALRLLVVCEAPLVIVVFSLLRRDPKRCSFLKAAARGLLGLPIGAFLNAFGAIVLGAPVGIKYWIATTYWSCLMSLFTFVPAACVFGASKVDWQNVLSHSIYGTSSNVADYMISAPSHGAVIGAWLGAWPMPLDWERPWQEWPICVTYGAIAGHVIGMLVSLILIVAHKRRVRVKAD